In the Quercus lobata isolate SW786 chromosome 5, ValleyOak3.0 Primary Assembly, whole genome shotgun sequence genome, one interval contains:
- the LOC115991853 gene encoding katanin p60 ATPase-containing subunit A1 gives MGGASLGGLQEHLKLAREYALEGLYDTSIIFFDGAIAQINKHLNTLDDPLIRAKWMNVKKAISEETEVVKQLDVERKAFKDGPVSRRPSSPPINTKSSFVFQPLDEYPTSSGAPFDDPDVWRPPTRDTSSRRPARAGQMGMRKSPQDATWARGSTRTNTTGRGAKTGASSRVNSGVRSSTTGKKGTGSGKSSKADSANSDAEDGKSKKGQYEGPDADLAAMLERDVLETSPGVRWDDVAGLSEAKRLLEEAVVLPLWMPEYFQGIRRPWKGVLMFGPPGTGKTLLAKAVATECGTTFFNVSSATLASKWRGESERMVRCLFDLARAYAPSTIFIDEIDSLCNSRGASGEHESSRRVKSELLVQVDGVNNSSTSEDGTRKIVMVLAATNFPWDIDEALRRRLEKRIYIPLPSFESRKELIRINLKTVEVAPDVDIDDVARRTEGYSGDDLTNVCRDASLNGMRRKIAGKTRDEIKNMPKDEISKDPIAMCDFEEAIKKVQRSVSASDIEKHEKWFSEFGSA, from the exons ACACCTAAACACTCTTGATGACCCTTTAATTCGTGCAAAATGGATGAATGTAAAGAAAGCCATTTCTGAGGAAACAGAAGTTGTAAAGCAATTGGATGTGGAGAGAAAGGCATTCAAGGATGGTCCTGTTTCCAGACGCCCTTCTTCACCACCCATAAATACTAAATCGTCATTTGTATTTCAACCGCTAGATGAGTACCCAACTTCCTCAGGTGCTCCATTTGATGATCCTGATGTATGGCGGCCACCTACTCGGGATACTTCAAGTAGACGGCCAGCAAGGGCTGGTCAAATGGGCATGAGGAAGTCGCCACAAGACGCGACTTGGGCTCGTGGTTCTACTAGAACAAATACAACTGGCCGTGGTGCAAAGACTGGTGCTTCAAGCAGGGTTAACTCAGGTGTCCGATCATCAACTACTGGAAAGAAAGGCACTGGTTCTGGGAAGTCTAGCAAGGCTGATTCCGCG AATAGTGATGCTGAAGATGGAAAGTCAAAGAAGGGACAATATGAGGGGCCTGATGCTGACTTGGCTGCAATGCTTGAAAGGGACGTATTGGAAACCAGTCCTGGAGTGAGATGGGATGATGTTGCAGGGCTGAGTGAAGCAAAAAGACTACTAGAAGAAGCTGTTGTGCTTCCTCTGTGGATGCCTGAATATTTCCAG GGAATTAGGAGACCCTGGAAAGGTGTTCTCATGTTTGGTCCTCCTGGAACTGGGAAGACGTTGCTAGCTAAGGCAGTTGCTACTGAGTGTggtactacatttttcaatgtttCCTCAGCTACATTAGCTTCAAAATGGCGTGGGGAGAGTGAGCGCATGGTGCGGTGCTTGTTTGATCTTGCAAGAGCGTATGCGCCAAGTACTATTTTCATTGATGAGATTGATTCTCTCTGCAATTCCCGAGG GGCATCAGGGGAGCATGAATCATCCAGAAGGGTGAAGTCTGAACTTCTAGTTCAGGTAGATGGTGTAAATAATAGTTCCACAAGTGAAGATGGTACCCGTAAAATAGTGATGGTTTTGGCAGCTACTAACTTTCCATGGGACATAGATGAGGCTTTGAG GAGACGGCTGGAAAAGCGTATTTATATTCCTCTTCCAAGTTTTGAGAGTCGTAAGGAGCTTATCCGGATCAATTTGAAAACTGTAGAG GTGGCCCCTGATGTAGATATTGATGATGTTGCTCGCCGAACGGAGGGGTACAGTGGAGATGATCTGACAAATGTTTGCCGGGATGCTTCCTTGAATGGCATGAGACGTAAAATAGCCGGAAAGACACGTGATGAGATTAAGAACATGCCCAAGGATGAGATTTCGAAGGATCCTATTGCCATGTGCGACTTCGAGGAAGCCATAAAGAAGGTCCAACGCAGTGTTTCGGCATCTGATAttgaaaagcatgagaagtgGTTTTCAGAGTTTGGATCAGCATAA